Proteins from a genomic interval of Fluviispira vulneris:
- the purB gene encoding adenylosuccinate lyase translates to MIERYSRPEMKSIWSEDSKYASWAEVEKAHLATLVEMGDAPNDVINVFDKAFNSKTPADYLAREQETGHDVIAFVSEVGDSMGDKGHFLHKGLTSSDVLDTSLSLRTRKSLEIITNILQKLRENLAQRAFEHTQTVCIGRTHGIHAEPMSFAQVLASHYAEFQRAHTEILNAQKTMSYGKLSGAVGTYSQMTAEFELSVLTKLKLQPEAVATQVIPRDRFVSVASAILAATNAVDRFATNMRHWARTELGEVLEPFGKKQKGSSAMPHKKNPILAENLCGLARTIRGFAGMLSENVALWHERDISHSSVERMALPDLFITADFMLSRCASLIEGMQIRPEAMQATLWKSGGLWASQSVLTALVTSGMNRTEAYELVQGIALAISAKVATNQVEPKQFLNDLLQNKKVKETVGADKLSQLFDTDRYLKSLPVTFKRVFGITPEEFKRKSSEAIHNKIPALQKIIKVTIELLPDVLDTEAKTIANDMRLSGNEVIDMRQQKCFFIRMPGNTNPENMHKYASEVLYNPVIEQFTVEVIQ, encoded by the coding sequence ATGATTGAACGTTATTCCCGCCCAGAAATGAAATCTATCTGGTCTGAAGACTCTAAATATGCGTCTTGGGCTGAAGTTGAAAAAGCGCATTTAGCAACTCTTGTAGAAATGGGAGACGCACCCAACGATGTTATAAATGTTTTCGACAAAGCTTTTAACTCTAAAACTCCTGCTGATTACTTGGCTCGAGAGCAGGAAACCGGCCACGATGTGATTGCTTTTGTTTCTGAAGTGGGCGATTCCATGGGCGACAAAGGTCACTTTCTCCACAAAGGCTTGACAAGCTCAGATGTCCTAGACACCAGTCTTTCCCTCCGCACTCGTAAATCCCTAGAAATAATAACAAATATCCTACAAAAACTCAGAGAAAACCTCGCACAGCGTGCTTTTGAACACACTCAAACAGTTTGCATTGGCCGCACACATGGTATTCATGCAGAACCTATGAGTTTTGCCCAAGTTTTAGCAAGTCATTACGCTGAATTTCAAAGAGCACACACTGAAATACTCAACGCCCAGAAGACAATGTCTTATGGCAAACTATCCGGAGCAGTGGGAACTTATTCGCAAATGACAGCAGAATTTGAACTTTCAGTTTTAACTAAACTGAAATTACAACCAGAGGCCGTAGCTACGCAGGTGATACCACGGGACCGTTTTGTGTCAGTCGCTTCCGCTATACTTGCTGCAACCAATGCTGTCGATCGTTTTGCAACGAATATGCGTCATTGGGCACGCACTGAGCTTGGTGAAGTTTTGGAGCCATTTGGCAAAAAGCAAAAAGGCAGTTCAGCTATGCCGCACAAAAAAAATCCGATCTTAGCTGAAAATCTCTGTGGTCTAGCAAGAACTATCCGTGGATTTGCCGGAATGCTGTCTGAAAATGTCGCTCTTTGGCATGAACGAGATATTTCCCACAGCAGTGTAGAACGTATGGCTTTGCCGGATCTCTTTATCACTGCTGATTTTATGCTTTCACGTTGTGCATCTCTGATTGAAGGTATGCAAATCCGCCCAGAAGCTATGCAAGCCACACTTTGGAAATCCGGCGGCTTGTGGGCAAGCCAAAGCGTATTGACTGCCCTAGTAACAAGTGGAATGAATAGAACAGAAGCATACGAACTCGTTCAAGGCATCGCCCTTGCAATTTCTGCTAAGGTTGCAACCAACCAAGTCGAACCGAAACAATTTCTCAATGATCTGTTACAAAATAAAAAAGTAAAAGAAACTGTTGGTGCAGATAAATTATCACAGTTGTTCGATACAGATCGCTATTTAAAATCCTTACCAGTAACATTCAAAAGAGTTTTTGGTATCACACCGGAAGAGTTCAAGCGTAAAAGTTCAGAAGCTATCCATAATAAAATTCCCGCTCTGCAAAAAATAATCAAGGTAACTATTGAACTTCTGCCTGATGTCCTTGACACAGAAGCAAAAACGATTGCAAATGACATGCGCTTGTCTGGCAATGAAGTGATAGATATGCGCCAACAAAAATGTTTTTTTATTCGTATGCCTGGCAATACAAACCCAGAAAATATGCATAAATATGCAAGTGAAGTTTTATACAACCCTGTTATTGAGCAGTTCACGGTTGAGGTTATTCAATGA
- the purQ gene encoding phosphoribosylformylglycinamidine synthase I, with protein MKKTLLPVFPGTNCEKESLLWIASNLETEAEFLDLTIHSSLKSDEIDAIFVPGGFSYGDYLRAGAIAARSEEMAFVKKRAADGVAILGICNGFQILCETGLLPGALVKNITRRYHHFPVSIHIDSSYLKKKSDKKCVWIPEFNENEEEELQKEFSTHFRVPLSCGMGNWVPPVDEHARTKAESNAVIYYNNNENGSYKSIAGITNDSGTVLGMMPHPERASDTAVGGTAGLIFLLGISQSRNIKIRVGSELEKFVEKIKMGRAH; from the coding sequence ATGAAAAAAACTCTTCTCCCCGTTTTTCCTGGAACAAATTGTGAAAAGGAATCACTTTTATGGATCGCATCAAATCTCGAAACCGAGGCTGAATTTCTTGATTTAACAATACATTCTTCGTTAAAGTCGGATGAAATAGATGCGATCTTTGTCCCAGGTGGATTCAGTTATGGTGACTATTTAAGAGCGGGCGCAATCGCAGCTCGTTCAGAAGAAATGGCTTTTGTAAAAAAAAGAGCTGCTGATGGAGTCGCCATATTAGGAATTTGCAATGGTTTTCAAATATTATGCGAAACGGGTTTGTTACCTGGTGCCTTAGTGAAAAATATCACACGTCGGTATCATCATTTTCCAGTTTCCATTCACATTGATTCATCTTATTTAAAAAAGAAGAGTGACAAAAAGTGTGTGTGGATTCCTGAGTTTAATGAAAATGAAGAAGAAGAGTTACAGAAAGAATTTTCGACCCACTTCCGTGTTCCTTTATCCTGCGGAATGGGCAATTGGGTACCTCCAGTGGATGAACACGCACGTACAAAAGCGGAAAGTAACGCTGTTATTTACTACAACAACAATGAAAATGGCAGTTATAAATCCATTGCAGGAATCACAAATGACTCAGGCACAGTCCTTGGAATGATGCCCCACCCAGAAAGAGCATCTGACACCGCAGTTGGTGGCACAGCTGGACTCATTTTTTTACTTGGAATTTCACAATCTCGAAATATTAAAATTCGAGTGGGAAGTGAATTAGAAAAATTTGTTGAAAAAATAAAAATGGGGAGAGCGCATTAA
- a CDS encoding AIR synthase related protein, with amino-acid sequence MSNKNLITAEYLETAAKAGLNKEEATAFVEKLGRIPSKEELAVCGALWSEHCSYKSSRVHLKRFHTEEPWVLQGPGENAGVIAINKNYGIAFKMESHNHPSYLEPYQGAATGVGGILRDVFCMGAYPIAALNCLRFGEGTWNATLLRDTVRGIGDYGNCVGVPTVTGDISFHHNYNKNILVNAFTAGIIHKEKIFKGILSEASEEQVSILKKKTKEILPQIQINSNVTNEIESILFPEGENILIYFGSATGRDGVHGATMSSSEFSTGGATLKPTVQVGDPFAEKVLLEATLSIIEKKLAIGLQDMGAAGLTSSSVEMAGRSGCGVAIDLAKVPQRASNMQAWEILLSESQERMLCAVKPENLTAVLEELKKFNLSYAEIGKVNRTGLFVCLFDKQIVTATPIPILIDEVPRYELPVQDRETYLKNHEVLNNENVENIWNGSTAKSKPSLSLDAVNIDAHNDILSNISLENLIEKYPNLIENLFTHPANAKRSAVYHNYCSTVQGNTVAGCGAMQTASAGIVRLPKFAQEKDVNHQETKTGIAVAGGCEERWVELNPYQGSALSAIKVARKIVASGGVPLAMTDCLNFGSPRSPEVMRQLSDSVDGINLVAKEFHIPIVSGNVSLNNQTSGKPIPPTPMLGIVGRIDDVTKIPLLSLPAFYFEKADHKTVFLVQLADKNALELSSYEASQTAWILGKNNSHCPQLNLTSEQNLWKQVLTRIQELKPKLCFPVGHGGLLGSLISCSLRSECEIELSENLWKMSSQDLFSEGNMGFIFGFEHKENVEKFIQLTSNHFKAEYLAALKPVGSSIPKTVFDYKTVFKLYSNSLKRFFDTLSCEYKEK; translated from the coding sequence ATGTCTAATAAGAACCTCATCACAGCTGAATATCTTGAAACAGCTGCAAAAGCAGGCTTAAATAAAGAAGAAGCAACTGCATTTGTTGAAAAATTAGGTCGCATCCCATCTAAGGAAGAACTTGCTGTGTGTGGAGCTCTTTGGAGCGAACACTGTTCTTATAAATCTTCACGAGTGCACTTAAAACGCTTTCATACTGAAGAACCTTGGGTTTTACAAGGTCCCGGCGAAAATGCAGGTGTGATCGCAATTAATAAAAATTACGGCATCGCTTTTAAAATGGAGTCACACAATCATCCAAGCTATTTGGAACCTTATCAAGGTGCAGCCACAGGTGTGGGTGGAATATTGCGTGATGTTTTCTGCATGGGTGCTTATCCTATTGCAGCATTAAATTGCCTACGATTCGGTGAAGGCACTTGGAATGCCACCCTCTTGCGCGACACTGTCCGCGGGATCGGCGATTATGGCAATTGTGTGGGAGTACCGACAGTCACCGGTGATATAAGCTTTCATCACAACTATAACAAAAATATTTTAGTCAATGCGTTTACAGCCGGAATTATACATAAAGAAAAAATATTTAAGGGAATATTATCTGAAGCTAGTGAAGAACAAGTTTCGATATTAAAAAAGAAAACAAAAGAAATATTACCACAAATACAGATCAATTCTAACGTAACAAACGAAATTGAATCTATTTTATTTCCAGAAGGGGAAAATATCCTCATTTACTTTGGTTCTGCCACTGGCCGCGACGGAGTGCATGGCGCAACCATGAGCAGTTCTGAATTTTCTACGGGTGGAGCAACTCTCAAGCCCACTGTTCAAGTCGGTGACCCCTTTGCTGAAAAAGTATTGCTTGAAGCCACACTTTCTATCATAGAGAAAAAACTTGCGATTGGTTTACAAGACATGGGCGCCGCTGGTTTGACTTCAAGTTCTGTTGAAATGGCTGGCCGTTCTGGCTGTGGAGTGGCAATTGACTTAGCAAAAGTTCCTCAACGGGCAAGCAATATGCAGGCTTGGGAAATCCTTTTGAGTGAGTCCCAAGAACGTATGCTCTGTGCTGTCAAACCAGAAAATTTAACTGCTGTTCTTGAAGAACTTAAAAAATTCAATCTATCTTATGCCGAGATTGGGAAAGTAAACAGAACGGGGCTATTTGTATGTTTATTTGATAAGCAAATTGTGACTGCAACTCCTATACCAATTTTAATCGATGAAGTTCCACGCTATGAACTTCCTGTTCAAGATAGAGAAACATATTTAAAAAATCATGAAGTTTTAAATAATGAAAACGTAGAGAATATTTGGAACGGCTCTACAGCAAAGTCGAAACCATCGCTATCACTTGATGCTGTTAATATTGATGCTCACAATGATATTTTATCTAATATCAGCCTTGAGAACTTGATTGAAAAATATCCAAATTTAATTGAAAATTTATTTACCCATCCTGCCAATGCAAAACGCTCAGCTGTTTATCATAATTATTGTTCGACTGTGCAAGGTAACACGGTTGCAGGTTGCGGCGCTATGCAAACAGCTTCGGCTGGTATTGTGAGATTGCCTAAATTTGCTCAAGAAAAAGATGTCAACCATCAAGAAACAAAAACAGGTATTGCAGTTGCAGGTGGCTGTGAAGAGCGCTGGGTAGAACTGAATCCCTATCAAGGATCTGCTCTGTCTGCAATAAAAGTTGCTCGTAAAATAGTTGCGAGTGGTGGTGTACCACTCGCTATGACAGACTGCCTTAATTTTGGTAGCCCCCGCTCACCGGAAGTCATGCGGCAGTTATCCGATTCGGTTGATGGTATCAACTTGGTGGCAAAAGAATTTCATATTCCAATTGTCAGTGGTAATGTGAGCTTAAATAATCAAACTTCTGGCAAACCAATTCCACCCACACCTATGCTTGGTATTGTTGGTAGAATTGATGATGTTACAAAAATTCCATTGCTCTCGTTGCCTGCCTTTTACTTTGAAAAAGCAGACCATAAAACTGTTTTCTTAGTTCAACTTGCAGATAAAAATGCACTTGAATTATCAAGCTACGAAGCTTCACAAACCGCTTGGATATTAGGAAAAAATAACTCACATTGTCCTCAATTAAACTTAACAAGTGAGCAAAATTTATGGAAACAAGTTCTTACTCGAATTCAAGAGTTAAAGCCAAAATTATGTTTTCCAGTCGGTCACGGGGGTTTGCTTGGATCACTTATTTCTTGTTCCCTTAGGTCAGAATGTGAGATAGAGTTAAGCGAAAATCTTTGGAAGATGTCCAGTCAGGATCTTTTTTCAGAAGGTAACATGGGCTTTATATTTGGTTTTGAACATAAAGAAAATGTCGAAAAATTCATTCAATTGACTTCAAATCATTTTAAAGCAGAGTATCTTGCTGCACTTAAACCTGTAGGCTCTTCCATCCCAAAAACTGTGTTCGATTATAAGACCGTATTTAAACTTTATTCTAATTCACTAAAGCGTTTTTTTGATACACTTTCATGCGAATATAAGGAAAAATAA
- the purF gene encoding amidophosphoribosyltransferase has product MCGVFGVTNAENASKIAYLGLFALQHRGQESAGISTIDEDKQLHTFRNSGLVSDVFKEEELVKLKGSTAIGHVRYSTSGGNLDANIQPITARIGGIPVSLSHNGNIVNSEEIRHSLEKNGAILQGTADSELVLHLMARSSKETFIERLKEAFEKLAGAFSLLILTPSHLYAVVDTCGYRPMSLGRLPIENAEKSSWVLSSETCAMDLVGAEFVRDIVPGEILSIDLSTGQNESCYFNMSTFQSKNKQKAKCIFEHVYFSRPDSLVWNIPAHDARFAMGEELARLNPVEADMVIAIPDSGVPMAMGYANASGIPYKIGLIRNHYVGRTFIEPTQNVRNFRVRLKLNPVRETVRNKRIIVIDDSIVRGTTSRKIIELLREAGAKEVHMRISSPPVRYPCFYGIDTPKRKELLAQRMTPNEMNDYLKSDSLGFLSEESLLSVMNDFQNKNKYKVTNFFHEEKSESSNGGWCTACFSGIYQDITAQKIACPEDFGEN; this is encoded by the coding sequence ATGTGTGGTGTTTTTGGAGTTACGAATGCAGAAAACGCCTCAAAAATAGCATATCTTGGCCTCTTTGCTTTACAGCATAGAGGTCAAGAAAGTGCTGGAATCTCTACAATAGATGAAGACAAACAGCTTCATACTTTTAGAAATTCAGGTCTTGTTTCTGATGTTTTTAAAGAAGAAGAACTTGTTAAGCTAAAAGGATCAACGGCGATAGGACATGTGCGGTATAGCACTTCGGGCGGGAATCTTGATGCCAATATCCAACCTATTACAGCAAGAATTGGCGGAATTCCTGTTTCGCTTTCACACAATGGCAATATTGTAAATTCCGAAGAGATTCGTCACAGCCTCGAAAAAAATGGAGCCATTTTACAGGGGACCGCAGATTCTGAGCTCGTATTGCATCTCATGGCAAGAAGCTCAAAAGAGACATTTATAGAACGATTAAAAGAAGCCTTTGAAAAATTAGCAGGGGCTTTTTCTTTGCTTATTTTAACCCCAAGCCACCTTTATGCAGTCGTAGACACTTGTGGTTATCGCCCCATGTCATTAGGAAGATTACCCATAGAAAATGCAGAAAAAAGTAGCTGGGTTTTAAGTAGCGAAACCTGTGCCATGGATCTCGTCGGAGCAGAGTTTGTGCGTGATATCGTGCCTGGAGAAATTCTTTCCATTGATTTGAGTACGGGACAAAACGAAAGTTGTTATTTCAATATGTCTACTTTCCAAAGCAAAAATAAACAAAAAGCAAAATGTATTTTCGAACATGTTTATTTTTCTCGGCCCGACAGTCTCGTTTGGAATATTCCTGCCCACGACGCTCGTTTTGCGATGGGTGAAGAACTAGCGCGTTTGAATCCTGTCGAGGCAGATATGGTCATTGCTATTCCCGACAGTGGTGTGCCTATGGCTATGGGTTATGCAAATGCCTCAGGAATTCCATATAAAATTGGCCTTATTCGCAACCATTATGTGGGTCGAACTTTTATCGAACCAACACAAAATGTACGCAATTTTCGCGTGCGCTTGAAGCTCAATCCTGTGCGAGAAACTGTGAGGAATAAACGCATAATCGTCATTGATGATAGTATTGTGAGAGGAACAACTTCACGAAAAATCATCGAATTGCTCAGAGAAGCAGGTGCAAAAGAAGTACATATGAGGATATCTTCCCCCCCGGTGAGATATCCTTGTTTTTATGGTATAGATACCCCAAAACGAAAAGAGTTATTAGCGCAGCGCATGACTCCAAACGAAATGAATGATTATCTAAAATCTGACTCCCTTGGATTTTTATCTGAAGAAAGTCTTCTTTCAGTTATGAATGATTTTCAAAATAAGAACAAATATAAAGTAACAAACTTTTTTCATGAAGAAAAGTCCGAAAGTTCAAACGGTGGTTGGTGCACTGCCTGTTTTTCAGGGATTTATCAAGATATTACAGCGCAAAAAATCGCATGCCCCGAAGATTTTGGAGAAAACTAA
- the purE gene encoding 5-(carboxyamino)imidazole ribonucleotide mutase produces the protein MTQKPLISLIMGSHSDYETLKNAEAILIEFSIPYEIQVISAHRTPELMFEYAKQVKEKGIKIIIAGAGGAAHLPGMVSALTTVPVLAVPIQSKALNGMDSLLSIVQMPGGIPTATFAIGNAGATNSALFALQILAIEDREISLALIKWRKNRAQLALEGNKIVQENLKNAQLK, from the coding sequence ATGACACAAAAGCCGCTTATCAGTCTCATTATGGGCAGCCATTCAGATTATGAGACTTTAAAAAATGCCGAAGCCATTTTAATAGAATTTTCTATCCCTTATGAAATTCAAGTGATAAGTGCTCACAGAACTCCTGAACTGATGTTTGAATATGCAAAACAAGTGAAAGAAAAAGGGATAAAAATAATTATAGCTGGTGCAGGTGGAGCAGCTCATTTACCCGGCATGGTCAGTGCACTGACCACAGTGCCTGTTTTAGCAGTGCCTATCCAGTCCAAAGCCTTAAATGGCATGGACAGTTTGCTCTCTATCGTGCAAATGCCTGGAGGAATACCAACAGCAACTTTTGCCATTGGCAATGCCGGCGCGACCAACTCAGCCCTATTTGCATTACAAATTCTTGCTATTGAAGATCGAGAAATTTCATTAGCACTAATAAAATGGCGAAAAAATAGAGCTCAATTAGCACTTGAGGGAAATAAAATCGTCCAAGAAAATTTAAAAAATGCACAGTTAAAGTAA
- a CDS encoding 5-(carboxyamino)imidazole ribonucleotide synthase — protein sequence MKTVGILGGGQLGCMLASALQKLGAKVQFYDPDPFSPAIERTNHCVQGDWEDKKKLEEFFASSDIVTYEFENVSVNLLEEICNSTGTKIFPSAQVLKTTQNRYFEKAFLKNNHFPVCQFAYAINREEAECIAQTFSYPFIIKTVTGGYDGKGQWMIQSKNDFNLFLQEISANFIPIIFEEKIAIEMEASCIVARAADHSSFCFPIFENVHRNHILYTTQLPVNLPFAVQEKIKEIATRAAEKLDVTGLLTTEFFLSRKMNPYYNFEKVDDYYIYINEFAPRPHNSGHITLNACNFSQFDALARILLNIPLQTPILNEGFYCMGNLLGDIWLEQNNKYALNLNAWKENPAVIDVVLYGKKEAKKNRKMGHFVTHSTSKNSSSMLAEKFWRDLNENI from the coding sequence ATGAAAACAGTTGGTATTTTAGGAGGAGGGCAGCTTGGGTGTATGCTGGCGAGCGCTCTTCAAAAGCTTGGTGCAAAAGTCCAATTTTATGATCCAGATCCTTTTTCTCCTGCGATTGAACGAACGAACCATTGTGTACAAGGTGATTGGGAAGATAAAAAAAAATTAGAAGAATTTTTTGCAAGTTCTGACATAGTTACTTATGAATTCGAAAATGTTTCTGTGAATCTACTTGAAGAGATATGTAATTCTACGGGTACAAAGATATTCCCTTCTGCACAAGTCTTAAAAACCACTCAAAATAGATATTTCGAAAAAGCATTTTTAAAAAACAATCATTTTCCTGTCTGTCAGTTTGCCTATGCTATAAACAGGGAAGAAGCAGAGTGCATTGCTCAAACATTTTCTTATCCTTTTATTATTAAAACCGTAACTGGTGGTTATGATGGTAAAGGACAATGGATGATTCAAAGCAAAAATGATTTTAATCTTTTTTTGCAAGAAATCTCTGCAAATTTTATCCCTATTATTTTTGAGGAAAAAATTGCAATTGAAATGGAAGCAAGTTGTATTGTAGCACGTGCAGCAGATCATTCCTCTTTCTGTTTCCCAATATTTGAAAATGTTCATAGGAATCATATTTTATATACGACTCAATTACCTGTAAATTTACCTTTTGCAGTGCAAGAAAAAATAAAAGAAATTGCTACACGTGCTGCCGAAAAATTAGATGTCACAGGCCTATTAACAACCGAATTCTTTTTATCACGTAAAATGAATCCATATTATAATTTTGAAAAAGTGGATGATTATTATATTTACATAAATGAATTTGCTCCACGGCCTCACAACTCTGGCCATATCACACTCAACGCCTGCAATTTTAGTCAATTCGATGCACTTGCACGTATATTATTGAATATTCCTTTGCAAACACCAATACTCAATGAAGGTTTTTACTGTATGGGAAATCTTTTAGGAGACATTTGGTTAGAACAAAATAATAAATATGCTCTCAATCTAAATGCTTGGAAAGAAAATCCAGCAGTCATTGATGTAGTGCTGTATGGAAAAAAAGAAGCAAAAAAGAATAGAAAAATGGGACATTTTGTCACTCATTCTACAAGTAAAAATTCCTCTTCCATGTTAGCGGAAAAATTTTGGAGAGATTTAAATGAAAACATATAA
- the pyrF gene encoding orotidine-5'-phosphate decarboxylase, translating into MKTYKNINFCLGIDPNPTQQNFESFRTAVYTHMEILDFYGNRLNDKVLKPQLAYFLAYGSKGISLLEEFVNRYNDKYTIIIDAKFNDISTTLKAYLHFIFGTLQAHALTISPFLGEKTLQLAFEECAKNADRKGRVYVLCATSESSTGELSFIDENWRKTLLACQQLRDNIFANQEDLNKLIGVVIGANRENIIFSEELKVSELSVLSPGLGAQGADWKIISKCANHPNEITFSVSRGVFAGGNISLEQMKDNLEAIQRYF; encoded by the coding sequence ATGAAAACATATAAAAATATTAATTTTTGTCTTGGTATCGATCCCAATCCCACTCAGCAAAATTTTGAAAGTTTTCGCACTGCCGTTTATACACATATGGAAATTCTCGACTTTTATGGTAATAGACTAAACGATAAAGTATTAAAACCACAGTTGGCATATTTTCTTGCGTATGGAAGCAAAGGCATATCTTTATTAGAAGAGTTTGTAAACCGCTACAATGATAAATATACTATAATAATTGATGCAAAATTCAATGATATATCAACAACTCTAAAAGCGTATTTGCATTTTATCTTTGGAACTTTACAAGCACATGCATTAACTATCAGTCCATTTTTAGGGGAAAAAACCTTGCAATTAGCTTTTGAAGAATGTGCAAAGAATGCAGATCGCAAAGGCCGTGTTTATGTACTCTGCGCAACGAGTGAATCTAGCACAGGAGAACTATCATTTATCGATGAAAACTGGAGAAAAACTCTTTTAGCATGTCAGCAATTACGGGACAATATATTTGCTAACCAAGAGGATTTAAATAAATTAATTGGCGTTGTCATTGGAGCAAATAGAGAAAATATTATTTTTTCAGAAGAGTTAAAAGTAAGTGAATTGTCTGTTCTATCACCTGGGCTGGGCGCGCAAGGTGCAGATTGGAAAATTATCAGTAAATGTGCGAATCACCCAAATGAAATCACCTTCTCAGTGAGTCGAGGTGTTTTTGCGGGTGGAAATATATCACTCGAACAAATGAAAGATAATTTAGAAGCTATTCAACGTTACTTTTAA